The following are from one region of the Rosettibacter firmus genome:
- a CDS encoding MlaD family protein, with the protein MLKQLEGARLGIFIFIGTILLIISIFLIGSKEKLFTTTIEIKAYFNQIEGLKTGAPVRLSGYDIGSVSGISLVDEKTGNVEVRMRIDSELKRFIRLDSQAAIETEGLVGKKIVTITPGSPNLAEIEDGGIIKSKNPLNISAIVEESEAVISYLKNLTKDLADIVSKVNKGEGTIGKIVNDDKLYRSAVSITQNADKSLTAITERLTDVSDIIIEMTGSIKTIIANVDSASADIRNLVDKVDQGEGLLGALISDQSVVDSLKILLNNLTKTSEEAKLATSSFAENMEALKHNWLFKNYFEQRGYWSKTEFEKEIDNKLEQLKQQNKILDEKIKKMLELESKLEKMNKNLE; encoded by the coding sequence ATGTTAAAACAACTTGAAGGTGCACGTCTCGGGATTTTTATTTTTATAGGAACTATTTTGCTTATCATATCAATCTTTTTAATTGGTAGCAAAGAAAAGTTGTTTACTACTACAATAGAAATAAAAGCATACTTTAATCAAATTGAAGGATTAAAAACTGGTGCTCCTGTAAGATTAAGTGGCTATGATATTGGAAGCGTAAGTGGAATTTCACTTGTCGATGAAAAAACTGGCAATGTTGAAGTAAGGATGAGAATTGATAGTGAACTAAAAAGATTTATTCGATTAGATAGCCAGGCAGCAATTGAAACTGAAGGACTCGTAGGGAAGAAAATTGTTACAATAACACCAGGTTCACCTAATCTTGCAGAAATTGAAGATGGTGGAATTATTAAATCAAAAAATCCATTGAATATTTCAGCTATAGTCGAAGAATCTGAAGCTGTAATTTCTTACCTTAAAAATCTTACCAAAGATCTTGCTGATATAGTTTCAAAAGTAAATAAGGGAGAAGGTACTATTGGAAAAATTGTAAACGATGATAAACTTTATCGCTCAGCAGTTAGTATTACACAAAATGCAGATAAAAGTTTAACAGCAATTACAGAAAGATTAACTGATGTTTCGGATATTATTATTGAGATGACAGGAAGTATAAAAACCATAATTGCTAATGTTGATAGTGCATCAGCTGATATTAGAAACCTTGTCGATAAAGTTGATCAGGGAGAAGGACTTTTAGGAGCTTTAATATCTGATCAATCAGTTGTCGATTCATTAAAAATTTTATTAAACAATCTGACTAAAACTTCTGAAGAAGCTAAACTTGCTACTTCAAGCTTTGCTGAAAATATGGAAGCATTGAAACATAACTGGTTATTTAAAAATTATTTTGAACAGAGAGGTTACTGGAGTAAAACTGAATTTGAAAAAGAAATAGATAATAAGCTTGAACAATTAAAACAACAGAATAAAATTTTAGATGAGAAAATTAAAAAGATGCTCGAGCTGGAATCTAAACTGGAAAAAATGAATAAGAATCTCGAATAA
- a CDS encoding peptidylprolyl isomerase, whose translation MLIIRKHKNYLLILLLPVVLSFRVNDDVLAVVGNHKILVNEFKTRYEEFLLTSGIKDNIVTRRSILQNMINEILLYYYDDNKNIFNNPEYLKELNWAKKQTILAFLKDREIYAKIDATEEELRDAFLKTNQKVAARHLFAFTEEEADSLYKLVINGASFDSLAKQIFTDSILANNGGYLGYFSWGDMDPAFEDAAYSMKVGEISKPVKTKYGYSIIKLEDKVTRPIITEWEFQKKKSHMKQIIRLRKKRNAELDYLKKVVDLNKIFVDEQRLKTLFANLIQNKNLENPVSKEVCVKYENKSYTVNELKNRIDEIPEFHRIKINSLEALEAVVKGIVVQDLLMNLAKEKKYDINPEVITMIEKYNKNIFLKYKRAEIHNSFQFPDSAIFEFYKNNKIYFMTEPQFKIQEIIVSSKKVADSLFNLINKGEDFGKIAKENSLKTAENEGVIEFSNLSQFGVLQDYLEKADLNKVYGPVKIENYYVIFKVLGKKESKLKDFNEVYDLAHRLLKKEKSKFIIQTYIDKLSMNVKINYDENKLSNIKIN comes from the coding sequence ATGTTAATAATAAGAAAACATAAAAATTATTTATTAATTCTTTTACTGCCAGTTGTATTATCATTCAGAGTTAATGATGATGTTCTGGCAGTAGTTGGTAATCATAAAATTTTAGTCAACGAGTTTAAAACTCGTTACGAAGAATTTTTATTGACTTCTGGAATAAAGGATAATATAGTTACTCGCCGTTCAATTCTTCAAAATATGATTAATGAAATATTACTCTACTATTACGATGACAACAAAAATATTTTTAATAATCCAGAATATTTGAAAGAATTAAACTGGGCAAAAAAACAAACTATACTTGCTTTCTTAAAAGATAGAGAGATTTATGCAAAAATAGATGCAACCGAAGAAGAACTACGAGATGCATTTTTAAAAACAAATCAGAAAGTAGCAGCACGACATTTATTTGCATTTACAGAAGAAGAAGCAGATAGTTTATACAAACTCGTAATTAATGGTGCAAGTTTCGATTCACTGGCAAAACAAATTTTTACTGATTCTATACTTGCTAATAATGGTGGTTATCTTGGATATTTCAGCTGGGGCGATATGGATCCTGCTTTCGAAGATGCTGCTTATAGTATGAAAGTTGGAGAAATTTCTAAACCAGTAAAAACAAAATATGGTTACAGTATAATCAAACTTGAAGATAAAGTAACTCGCCCAATAATTACAGAATGGGAATTTCAAAAGAAAAAATCTCATATGAAGCAAATAATTAGACTGCGTAAGAAAAGAAATGCAGAACTTGATTATCTAAAAAAAGTGGTCGACTTAAATAAAATTTTTGTTGACGAACAACGCCTTAAAACACTTTTTGCTAATCTGATTCAAAATAAAAATTTAGAAAATCCAGTTAGTAAAGAAGTATGCGTAAAATATGAGAACAAAAGTTATACAGTTAATGAACTTAAAAATCGAATTGATGAAATACCAGAGTTCCATCGTATAAAAATTAATTCACTTGAAGCATTAGAAGCAGTTGTAAAAGGTATTGTTGTACAGGATTTATTAATGAATTTAGCTAAAGAAAAAAAGTATGATATAAATCCCGAAGTTATTACAATGATTGAAAAGTATAATAAAAACATTTTCCTGAAATATAAACGTGCAGAAATTCATAATAGTTTTCAGTTTCCAGATAGTGCAATTTTTGAGTTTTACAAAAACAACAAAATTTATTTTATGACCGAACCACAATTTAAAATACAGGAAATAATTGTTTCCAGTAAGAAAGTTGCAGATAGTCTTTTCAATCTGATTAATAAAGGGGAAGACTTTGGTAAAATAGCAAAAGAAAATTCACTAAAAACTGCAGAAAATGAAGGCGTAATTGAATTTTCTAACTTATCACAATTTGGAGTTCTTCAGGATTATTTAGAGAAGGCTGATTTAAATAAAGTTTATGGTCCAGTAAAAATTGAAAACTATTATGTAATATTTAAAGTGCTCGGGAAAAAAGAAAGCAAGCTTAAAGATTTTAATGAAGTTTATGATTTAGCTCATAGATTATTAAAAAAAGAGAAATCGAAATTTATTATTCAAACATATATTGATAAGTTATCAATGAATGTAAAAATTAATTACGATGAAAATAAACTAAGCAATATTAAAATTAATTGA
- a CDS encoding glycoside hydrolase family 13 protein, whose amino-acid sequence MTKLITIILFVSIINFAQTNFSEPPQWAKEAIWYQIFPERFYNGDKSNDPKPIDLKGSWPYFVPDDWQIHPWTSDWYELQPWEKNTGMDFYRNAGLRRYGGDIQGIIDKLDYLKELGITAIYLNPIFEAPSLHKYDAAMYHHIDNNFGPDPEGDRKIWESENPADPSTWQWTSADKLFLKLIQEAHSRNIKIIIDGVFNHTGTTFWAFQDIIKNQQNSKYKDWYIIKKWDNPETPENEFDYQGWYGVKDLPEINEDENGIVEGPSNHIHAVIKRWMDPDGDGNPSDGIDGWRLDVADMVNHKFWQKFRKWVREINPEAYLVGEVWWKDWRNDEMYNATPWLKNEFDAVMNYRFTRAIKNLIFSKKYFTGINGFIDTIKTMMNQYEENYFVMMNLLGSHDTERLASLIVNPDNLYDHDGHPGQNPKFDVRKPNEEERKKQKLAVAIQFTLPGAPHIYYGDEAGMWGGDDPDCRKPMLWKEFQYDDEKSHPLGKSRIPDKVSFDDSLFNWYKMLAALRNNNKSLSLGDVEFLSEQDDDLLIYKREYLNQKMIIIANINPYEFKINFKHKKYLKEKSIWNELINGKKIPTDEITLKPYAIMLLN is encoded by the coding sequence ATGACTAAATTAATTACAATAATACTATTTGTTTCAATAATTAATTTTGCTCAAACAAATTTTTCTGAGCCACCGCAATGGGCTAAAGAAGCTATCTGGTATCAAATATTTCCAGAAAGATTTTATAATGGAGATAAATCAAATGATCCCAAGCCAATAGATTTAAAAGGATCATGGCCATATTTTGTACCTGATGACTGGCAAATTCATCCTTGGACATCTGACTGGTATGAACTTCAACCCTGGGAAAAGAATACTGGAATGGATTTCTATAGAAATGCTGGTTTGAGAAGATATGGTGGTGATATTCAAGGAATTATTGATAAACTTGATTATTTAAAAGAACTTGGAATAACTGCTATTTACCTAAATCCAATATTCGAAGCACCTTCACTTCATAAATATGATGCAGCGATGTATCATCATATCGATAATAACTTTGGTCCAGATCCCGAAGGTGATAGAAAAATTTGGGAAAGTGAAAATCCTGCTGATCCTTCAACATGGCAATGGACTTCTGCAGATAAACTTTTCCTGAAATTAATTCAAGAAGCTCATTCAAGAAATATTAAAATTATTATTGATGGGGTCTTTAATCACACTGGAACAACATTCTGGGCATTTCAGGATATTATAAAAAATCAACAAAATTCTAAATACAAAGATTGGTATATAATTAAAAAATGGGATAATCCAGAAACACCAGAAAATGAATTTGATTATCAAGGATGGTATGGAGTTAAAGATTTACCAGAAATAAATGAAGATGAAAATGGAATTGTTGAAGGACCTTCAAATCACATACATGCTGTTATTAAAAGATGGATGGATCCAGATGGTGATGGTAATCCATCAGATGGAATTGATGGCTGGCGTCTTGATGTAGCTGATATGGTCAATCATAAATTCTGGCAAAAGTTTAGAAAATGGGTTCGAGAAATTAATCCCGAAGCATATCTTGTTGGCGAAGTCTGGTGGAAAGATTGGCGTAATGATGAAATGTATAATGCAACTCCATGGCTCAAAAATGAATTTGATGCAGTGATGAATTATCGATTTACAAGAGCAATAAAAAATTTAATTTTTTCTAAAAAATATTTTACAGGAATTAATGGTTTTATTGATACAATTAAAACCATGATGAATCAATATGAAGAAAATTATTTTGTAATGATGAATTTACTTGGAAGCCACGATACAGAAAGGTTAGCATCATTAATTGTTAATCCAGATAATTTGTATGATCACGATGGACATCCAGGACAAAATCCGAAATTTGATGTTAGAAAACCAAATGAAGAAGAACGAAAAAAACAAAAGTTAGCTGTTGCAATTCAATTTACACTTCCTGGAGCTCCTCATATTTATTATGGAGACGAAGCAGGTATGTGGGGTGGAGATGATCCAGATTGTCGTAAACCAATGCTCTGGAAAGAATTTCAATATGATGATGAAAAATCTCATCCACTTGGAAAATCTCGAATACCAGATAAAGTTTCTTTTGATGATTCACTTTTTAATTGGTATAAAATGCTTGCTGCACTTAGAAATAATAATAAAAGTTTATCACTCGGTGATGTTGAATTTTTGTCAGAACAAGACGATGACTTATTGATATATAAAAGAGAATACTTAAATCAGAAGATGATAATAATTGCTAACATAAATCCATACGAATTTAAAATTAATTTTAAGCATAAAAAATACTTGAAAGAAAAAAGCATATGGAACGAACTCATTAATGGGAAAAAAATTCCAACTGATGAAATTACTCTTAAACCATATGCAATTATGTTATTAAACTAA
- a CDS encoding glycoside hydrolase family 2 TIM barrel-domain containing protein, with amino-acid sequence MKKFYFLIYFFLSGFFNLISSQTATLEATLKLIDYNGIKIPYQNGMPLPSFEKQKRIIIDLKGEWKKKRFNASDNITLSKRDLNGYNNLIAEAEGKHLPDYDDSAWESKTLPAVENTMTSTTKPPELYEDGVWYRRTFYVEDSLRNKFAKLIFYSVNYVADVWLNGKYVGYHEGGYTPFAFDVSDKLEYGVLNQITVRVDNPKWGTRKDIVPFTVCDWFNYTGIIQDVYLEFSNPVSVIRTNIVPLDIEGNIQTTVVLSNRNNSSKNVTATIEIFEANITENNITSEFASDILGNKIQTGTFSTTTEIPADSISVWRTQLKIPNPRIWSPKEPDLYVMKVSLITDNKIVDEFYTQFGIRKVEVKDNKLILNNKIYFLPGVARHEDHPVYGRSLPLDIIYSDLEIVKSLNVKYLRTAHYPNHLYTYLIADRLGLAIMEEIPVWWFDNAEEWQIQNNQRHIHEQMFREMVFRDFNRPSIIMWSTNNECKEITNRQIFNNKIKVDLITNYPDGRLLTQSSAANNPGANDPTQSPLDIAGWTMYFGIFYGKAFDYYGGTLKFLLDAKNSYPKKPIIDTEFGYWSKEDGTEEQTQIKVLNETFNAFKFFLPYDESGKLNDLNGCLAATTWWTVFDWYQNRTGGWQTMGLYSMDRRTAKPVASALKYLNAPFNNIDGILNEIDETEVNLREDFELYQNYPNPFNSQTIISYRLSKSGYVSIKVYDILGREVATLTNEVKQPGKHEIKFDASKLSSGIYFCKLSVNNQQQIKKIILIK; translated from the coding sequence ATGAAGAAATTTTACTTTCTCATTTACTTTTTTTTATCTGGTTTTTTCAATCTAATATCTTCACAGACTGCCACACTTGAAGCAACTCTTAAATTAATAGATTATAATGGAATTAAAATTCCTTATCAAAATGGAATGCCACTTCCTTCTTTTGAAAAACAAAAAAGAATTATAATTGATTTAAAAGGTGAATGGAAGAAAAAAAGATTTAATGCTTCGGATAATATTACTCTTTCTAAAAGAGATTTAAACGGCTATAATAATTTAATTGCCGAAGCTGAAGGAAAGCATTTACCAGATTACGATGATTCTGCGTGGGAAAGTAAAACTCTACCTGCTGTTGAAAATACTATGACTTCTACTACAAAACCACCTGAGTTGTATGAAGATGGTGTATGGTATCGAAGAACTTTTTATGTAGAAGATTCACTTAGAAATAAATTTGCAAAACTTATTTTTTATTCGGTCAATTATGTGGCAGATGTATGGTTGAATGGAAAGTATGTTGGTTATCACGAAGGAGGATATACACCATTTGCATTTGATGTCTCAGATAAACTTGAGTATGGAGTATTAAACCAGATTACAGTAAGAGTTGATAATCCTAAATGGGGAACACGAAAAGATATTGTTCCTTTTACTGTATGTGATTGGTTTAATTATACAGGAATAATTCAAGATGTTTATTTAGAATTCAGTAATCCTGTTTCTGTAATAAGAACTAACATTGTTCCACTTGATATCGAGGGAAATATTCAAACTACAGTTGTATTATCTAATAGAAATAATTCATCAAAAAATGTAACAGCAACAATTGAAATATTTGAAGCTAACATTACAGAAAATAATATTACTTCTGAATTTGCTTCTGATATTCTTGGAAATAAAATTCAAACTGGAACTTTTAGTACAACTACAGAAATTCCTGCAGATTCAATTTCAGTCTGGAGAACACAACTTAAAATACCTAATCCCAGAATCTGGTCACCTAAAGAACCTGATCTTTATGTTATGAAAGTAAGTTTAATAACCGATAATAAAATTGTTGATGAATTTTATACTCAATTTGGAATTCGTAAAGTAGAAGTAAAAGACAATAAACTAATATTGAATAATAAAATATATTTTTTACCTGGTGTTGCACGACACGAAGATCATCCTGTTTACGGAAGAAGTTTACCACTCGATATTATTTATTCAGACCTGGAAATTGTAAAATCACTGAATGTAAAATATTTACGAACGGCTCACTATCCAAATCATCTTTATACATATTTAATTGCAGATAGATTAGGACTTGCAATTATGGAAGAAATTCCAGTCTGGTGGTTTGATAATGCAGAAGAATGGCAAATTCAAAACAATCAAAGACATATTCACGAACAAATGTTTCGTGAAATGGTCTTTAGAGATTTTAATCGTCCTTCAATAATTATGTGGAGTACTAATAATGAATGCAAAGAAATAACCAATAGACAGATTTTTAATAATAAAATTAAAGTTGATCTAATTACCAATTATCCAGATGGAAGATTGCTCACACAATCATCAGCTGCTAATAATCCTGGAGCAAATGATCCTACACAATCTCCACTCGATATTGCTGGATGGACAATGTACTTCGGGATTTTTTACGGTAAAGCTTTTGATTACTATGGAGGAACATTAAAATTTCTACTTGATGCAAAAAATTCTTATCCCAAAAAGCCAATAATTGATACTGAATTTGGTTATTGGTCAAAAGAAGATGGTACAGAAGAACAAACTCAGATTAAAGTACTTAATGAAACTTTTAATGCATTTAAATTCTTTCTTCCATACGATGAATCAGGTAAATTAAATGATTTAAATGGTTGCCTGGCTGCTACAACGTGGTGGACTGTTTTTGATTGGTATCAAAATCGAACTGGAGGATGGCAAACAATGGGTTTATATTCAATGGATAGAAGAACTGCTAAACCTGTAGCAAGTGCACTCAAATATTTAAATGCCCCTTTTAATAATATTGATGGAATTTTAAATGAAATTGATGAAACTGAAGTTAATCTTCGAGAGGATTTTGAATTGTATCAAAATTATCCCAATCCGTTTAATTCACAAACTATAATTAGTTATCGATTGTCAAAATCTGGTTATGTATCTATTAAAGTTTATGATATTTTAGGAAGAGAAGTTGCTACATTAACTAATGAAGTAAAACAACCTGGTAAACACGAAATAAAATTTGATGCTTCAAAACTTTCGAGTGGAATTTACTTCTGTAAATTAAGTGTGAATAATCAACAACAAATTAAAAAGATAATATTAATTAAGTAA
- a CDS encoding glycoside hydrolase family 31 protein, whose amino-acid sequence MRNIIFILLFVVAFSYTYAEFEFAGNIKNYKVFDNRIEFELTNSKFNLYVIDNNIIRFRFTNQKDFSLAPSYAITYPLPSKSKFSLNDQEDRLIIKTDELIINISKKPCRISIYDTNNNLLNQDEESFGVAFDNDEVRCFKKLFNDEKFYGLGEKTDGLLRNGKQYKLWNTDFPAYTSRSDELYQSIPFFIGIRNYKAYGIFFDNTYKSYFNFGASNNRFYWFGAEGGEMDYYFIYGPDIKRVISDYTKLTGRIHLPPLWSLGYQQSRYSYYPESLVRTIANTFRERKIPCDVIYFDIHYMDEYRVFTWNKERFPDPEKLLRDLKNLGFKVVTIIDPGVKVDSNYFVAQEGVKNNLFARYPDGTFYQGEVWPSWAYFPDFTKEATRTWWGEKIGGFLNQGVEGIWNDMNEPAVWGQNFPDIVLFDDNGFTASHKKIHNVYGLSMAKATYDGLRKYSNKRHFILTRAGFSGIQRYAAVWTGDNIANDEHLYLACTMSLNMGLSGVPFIGSDVGGFIGEPSDELIIRWYQLGAFTPFFRGHSAIDTRFREPYTFGDFVEPDIKRAIQLRYKLLPFWYNEFYNSTQTGLPIMRAMFVNYQYDENSYYHDAQYQFMIGENLLVAPVLNSYDKFKKLYLPAGRWYDWDENKVIDGGKWIIKEVPINKIPIFLKEGGIIPMQEVLNYVGEKNVDSLQFLIFPSAKSEYTFYEDDGISYDNENGKYSLTKFLIEQNSKSIKLSVEKIKNDYQSSVKKYNLKFVGIDKPRKINLNKKEIKNYSYEANTLMIDLDVSNFITLELIY is encoded by the coding sequence ATGAGAAATATCATCTTCATTTTACTATTTGTAGTTGCTTTTTCGTATACCTATGCAGAATTTGAATTTGCTGGCAATATTAAAAATTATAAAGTATTTGATAACAGAATTGAATTTGAACTTACCAATTCTAAATTTAATCTTTATGTAATTGACAATAATATCATTCGTTTCCGATTTACTAATCAAAAAGATTTTTCATTAGCTCCTTCTTATGCAATTACTTATCCTTTACCATCAAAATCTAAATTTTCACTAAATGATCAGGAGGATAGGTTAATAATTAAAACAGATGAACTGATTATAAATATTTCAAAGAAACCCTGTCGAATTTCGATTTACGACACAAATAATAATTTATTAAATCAAGACGAAGAAAGTTTTGGAGTTGCATTTGATAATGATGAAGTTCGTTGTTTTAAAAAACTTTTCAATGATGAGAAATTTTATGGACTTGGCGAGAAGACTGATGGATTATTAAGAAATGGGAAACAATATAAATTGTGGAATACTGATTTCCCTGCTTACACAAGTAGAAGCGACGAGCTTTATCAGTCAATTCCTTTCTTTATTGGAATTAGAAATTACAAAGCGTATGGAATTTTCTTTGACAACACTTATAAATCGTACTTTAATTTTGGAGCGAGCAATAATAGATTTTATTGGTTTGGTGCAGAAGGCGGAGAAATGGATTATTATTTTATTTATGGACCTGATATTAAAAGAGTTATTTCAGATTATACAAAACTTACAGGAAGAATTCATCTCCCACCACTCTGGTCATTGGGATATCAACAAAGTCGTTATAGTTATTATCCAGAATCACTTGTAAGAACAATTGCAAATACATTTAGAGAAAGAAAAATTCCATGTGATGTAATTTATTTTGATATTCATTACATGGATGAGTATAGAGTTTTCACCTGGAATAAAGAACGTTTCCCTGATCCTGAAAAATTATTAAGAGATTTAAAGAATCTTGGTTTTAAAGTAGTTACAATTATTGATCCTGGAGTTAAAGTAGATTCAAATTATTTTGTTGCACAGGAAGGTGTAAAAAATAATTTATTTGCTCGCTATCCAGATGGAACATTTTATCAGGGAGAAGTTTGGCCAAGCTGGGCTTATTTCCCCGATTTTACAAAAGAAGCAACACGCACATGGTGGGGTGAAAAAATAGGTGGATTCTTAAACCAGGGTGTTGAAGGAATCTGGAATGATATGAATGAACCAGCTGTTTGGGGACAGAATTTCCCTGATATAGTTCTCTTTGATGATAATGGTTTTACCGCATCTCATAAAAAAATTCATAATGTATATGGACTTTCGATGGCTAAAGCTACTTATGATGGTCTAAGAAAATATTCTAATAAAAGACATTTTATTCTCACACGTGCTGGTTTTTCTGGCATTCAAAGATATGCTGCTGTGTGGACTGGAGATAATATTGCAAATGATGAACATCTTTATCTTGCCTGCACCATGTCTCTTAATATGGGTTTGAGTGGAGTTCCATTTATTGGTTCTGATGTTGGTGGTTTTATTGGTGAACCTTCAGATGAATTAATAATTAGATGGTATCAGCTTGGTGCTTTTACACCATTCTTTAGAGGACATTCTGCAATTGATACTCGCTTTCGAGAACCTTATACTTTTGGTGACTTTGTAGAACCCGATATAAAACGAGCTATTCAATTAAGATATAAATTGCTTCCTTTCTGGTATAATGAATTTTATAATTCAACTCAAACTGGTTTACCAATAATGAGAGCAATGTTTGTTAATTACCAGTATGATGAGAATAGTTATTATCATGATGCTCAATATCAATTTATGATTGGAGAAAATTTATTGGTAGCTCCAGTTTTAAATTCTTATGATAAATTTAAAAAACTTTACCTTCCTGCGGGAAGATGGTATGACTGGGATGAAAATAAAGTTATTGATGGTGGTAAATGGATTATTAAAGAAGTACCAATTAACAAAATCCCGATTTTCTTGAAAGAAGGTGGAATTATTCCAATGCAAGAAGTCTTGAATTATGTTGGAGAAAAAAATGTTGATTCACTGCAGTTCCTAATTTTTCCTTCAGCTAAGTCTGAATATACTTTTTATGAAGATGATGGAATTAGTTATGATAACGAAAATGGTAAATATTCACTTACAAAATTTTTGATTGAACAAAATTCGAAGTCGATTAAACTTAGTGTAGAGAAAATTAAAAATGATTATCAAAGTAGTGTAAAAAAATATAATCTGAAATTTGTAGGAATTGATAAACCCAGAAAGATTAACCTGAACAAGAAAGAAATTAAAAATTATAGTTACGAAGCTAACACGTTGATGATCGATTTAGATGTATCAAACTTTATAACACTTGAATTAATTTATTGA
- a CDS encoding glycosyl hydrolase gives MKKILILIQLIIGINVYGQLIPVPQNGCYHAAFTGNNSHKEFVELAGKEIAIEMFFTGWPSNKIPDFPESKCNQIVSNGSIPHITWMPQVSGSPYPLDGIINGNYDNYIRGYAKQVKNWGLPLFIRLGHEFNGDWYTYGGAKNGGGTKNGFGDPDKPDGPERFIAAYKRVHDLFKEEGVNNVVWIWCPNNGSSPNESWNVPENYYPGDEYVDWIGFDGYNFGRTQSWSGWIEFNDIFKSLYQKFESYNKPLMIAEFASVEIGGTKSEWIRKAYSLFLKYSFPKIKAVTWFHIRKLEGNVDTDWRINSSDFSLQTYRSAIADPYYLPRIVNTFIENETLQKFSLEQNYPNPFNPTTFINYQIPSTSNVILKVYDILGREVTTLVNEVQQAGRYEIKFNASDLPSGVYFYRIQAGNFSETKKMILLK, from the coding sequence ATGAAGAAAATATTAATACTTATTCAATTAATAATTGGAATAAATGTTTATGGACAATTAATTCCAGTTCCCCAGAATGGTTGTTATCATGCTGCTTTTACGGGTAATAATTCTCATAAAGAATTTGTAGAACTTGCTGGAAAAGAAATAGCAATAGAAATGTTCTTTACTGGTTGGCCTTCAAATAAAATCCCAGATTTTCCTGAATCAAAGTGTAATCAAATTGTTAGCAATGGTTCTATTCCACATATAACCTGGATGCCTCAGGTAAGTGGTTCTCCTTATCCACTTGATGGAATTATTAATGGAAATTATGATAATTATATAAGAGGATATGCAAAACAGGTTAAGAATTGGGGATTACCACTTTTTATTCGATTGGGTCACGAATTTAATGGTGATTGGTATACATATGGTGGTGCTAAGAATGGTGGTGGAACAAAAAATGGTTTTGGTGATCCAGATAAACCTGATGGTCCAGAAAGATTTATAGCAGCATACAAAAGAGTTCATGATTTATTCAAAGAAGAAGGTGTTAATAATGTTGTATGGATCTGGTGTCCAAACAATGGAAGCTCGCCAAATGAAAGCTGGAATGTTCCAGAAAATTATTATCCTGGAGATGAATATGTTGATTGGATTGGTTTTGATGGTTATAATTTTGGTAGAACTCAAAGCTGGTCTGGCTGGATTGAGTTTAATGACATTTTTAAATCACTTTATCAAAAATTTGAAAGCTATAACAAACCATTGATGATTGCTGAATTTGCTTCTGTTGAAATTGGAGGAACTAAATCAGAATGGATTAGAAAGGCATATTCCTTATTTTTAAAATATTCTTTCCCCAAAATTAAAGCTGTTACATGGTTTCATATTAGAAAGCTAGAAGGAAATGTTGATACAGATTGGAGAATTAATTCTTCTGATTTTTCTTTACAGACTTATCGAAGTGCAATAGCAGATCCATATTATCTCCCAAGAATTGTAAACACTTTTATAGAAAATGAAACTCTTCAAAAATTTTCACTTGAACAAAATTATCCCAATCCATTTAATCCCACCACATTTATCAATTATCAAATTCCTTCAACAAGTAATGTGATATTAAAAGTGTATGATATACTTGGAAGAGAAGTAACAACACTTGTAAACGAAGTACAACAAGCAGGAAGATATGAAATAAAATTTAATGCTTCAGATTTACCAAGTGGAGTTTACTTCTATAGAATTCAAGCAGGAAATTTTTCTGAGACAAAGAAGATGATTCTACTCAAATAA